A window of Campylobacter pinnipediorum subsp. pinnipediorum contains these coding sequences:
- a CDS encoding HIT family protein, protein MIYEDEYIIIEQEQNKLPWIKIFSKKKYKELSECDEETRKRLFDVMLIVEKAMLDFYKPEKINIASFGNIYPFVHIHVIARFKEDDYFPESMWGQKQRESELKLPSFDEFCKKLIKLL, encoded by the coding sequence ATATAATAATAGAGCAAGAACAAAACAAACTCCCTTGGATAAAGATATTTTCTAAAAAGAAGTATAAAGAGCTTAGTGAATGTGATGAAGAGACTAGAAAAAGGCTTTTTGATGTTATGCTTATAGTAGAAAAAGCAATGCTTGATTTTTATAAACCAGAAAAAATCAATATAGCTAGTTTTGGAAATATCTATCCATTTGTTCATATACATGTTATTGCTAGATTTAAAGAAGATGATTATTTTCCTGAGAGCATGTGGGGCCAAAAACAAAGAGAGAGTGAATTAAAACTTCCTAGTTTTGATGAATTTTGTAAAAAACTAATAAAATTATTATGA
- a CDS encoding cache domain-containing protein, with amino-acid sequence MIKNSIFIKILVLFFVVIFISVIFFYNSYIKERELNSAKIFFDYQIKQLHKNVEDQKLSSLALSVILSQNNKIQECFLDLNRSLCISNMNDIISNLSSVLMYKNIKIHLHTKDLKSYLRSWSPNNFGDNLSSFRNLLLEANKNKKSVSGVEIGVGGVFTRAVSNIVYQKQKLGTIEIMLDFDHISNFFKDQGVDLFVLVDKDKMLIDSDYRTDELLKDYYIANLNSANLNVVEILKDIDLTKKTFFIYKTHYFSLSPILDASEKRIGFFVLHINKNIKEQNILQDYMLLNSLL; translated from the coding sequence ATGATAAAAAATTCAATTTTTATTAAAATCTTAGTATTATTTTTTGTTGTTATTTTTATATCTGTTATATTTTTTTATAACTCATACATCAAAGAAAGAGAGCTTAATTCTGCTAAAATTTTCTTTGATTATCAAATCAAACAACTTCATAAAAATGTAGAAGATCAAAAGCTGTCATCACTTGCTCTTTCTGTTATATTAAGTCAAAATAATAAAATTCAAGAGTGCTTTTTAGATTTAAATCGCTCACTTTGCATATCAAATATGAATGATATAATATCTAATTTAAGTTCTGTTTTAATGTATAAAAATATCAAAATTCATCTTCATACAAAGGATCTAAAAAGTTATTTGCGAAGCTGGAGTCCAAATAACTTTGGAGATAATCTATCTTCTTTTAGAAATTTATTACTTGAAGCAAATAAAAATAAAAAATCTGTATCTGGAGTAGAGATTGGTGTTGGTGGTGTTTTTACTAGAGCTGTTTCAAATATAGTATATCAAAAACAAAAACTTGGAACTATAGAAATTATGCTTGATTTTGATCATATTAGTAATTTTTTTAAGGATCAAGGTGTGGATCTTTTTGTGCTTGTAGATAAAGATAAAATGCTTATTGATAGTGATTATCGCACAGACGAGCTTTTGAAAGATTATTATATAGCAAATTTAAATAGTGCTAATTTAAATGTCGTAGAGATATTAAAAGATATTGATCTAACTAAAAAAACATTCTTTATATATAAAACTCATTATTTTTCACTATCTCCAATACTAGATGCAAGTGAAAAAAGAATAGGTTTTTTTGTTCTTCATATTAATAAAAACATAAAAGAACAAAATATATTGCAAGATTATATGTTACTTAATTCTTTGCTTTAA